One segment of Manihot esculenta cultivar AM560-2 chromosome 4, M.esculenta_v8, whole genome shotgun sequence DNA contains the following:
- the LOC110607963 gene encoding dolichyl-diphosphooligosaccharide--protein glycosyltransferase subunit DAD1: MARSTGKDAQALFSSLRAAYAATPTSLKIIDLYVGFAVFTALIQVVYMAIVGSFPFNSFLSGVLSCIGTAVLAVCLRIQVNKENKEFKDLPPERAFADFVLCNLVLHLVIMNFLG, translated from the exons ATGGCCAGATCGACAGGCAAAGATGCCCAAGCTCTCTTTAGTTCCCTTCGCGCTGCTTATGCTGCCACTCCTACTAGCCTTAAG ATCATCGATCTGTACGTGGGTTTTGCGGTTTTCACTGCTCTGATTCAG GTAGTTTACATGGCTATCGTAGGATCATTTCCATTTAATTCCTTTCTTTCAGGAGTGCTTTCCTGTATAGGCACAGCAGTCCTCGCTG TTTGTCTCCGTATCCAAGTGAACAAAGAAAACAAAGAATTCAAG GATTTACCTCCAGAGCGCGCATTTGCTGATTTTGTCCTCTGCAACCTGGTGCTTCATTTGGTGATCATGAATTTCCTTGgttaa